The Coffea arabica cultivar ET-39 chromosome 8e, Coffea Arabica ET-39 HiFi, whole genome shotgun sequence genome window below encodes:
- the LOC113702664 gene encoding NADH dehydrogenase [ubiquinone] 1 alpha subcomplex subunit 1-like encodes MTWVILEAFLPLEIIVGMLFVMGNAQDFIHKATHGWPKHIDNNVWDVAMERQDKKLMEMLSSSSTPN; translated from the coding sequence ATGACATGGGTGATATTGGAAGCATTTCTACCATTGGAAATCATAGTTGGCATGCTTTTCGTGATGGGAAATGCTCAGGACTTTATCCACAAAGCCACCCATGGCTGGCCGAAGCACATCGATAACAACGTTTGGGATGTGGCCATGGAAAGACAGGACAAGAAGCTCATGGAGATGCTATCCTCTTCTTCTACTCCTAATTAA